The Symphalangus syndactylus isolate Jambi chromosome 11, NHGRI_mSymSyn1-v2.1_pri, whole genome shotgun sequence genome contains a region encoding:
- the CHD9NB gene encoding CHD9 neighbor protein has product MFNGDSQVSAPRGRLFNAGPQGSPAQIFLLPERPRALDPLCPSEMGCHSSKSTTVAAESQKPEEERKGGEPGVETGTQAADYKDAPLKDATPEPKS; this is encoded by the coding sequence TGCTCCAAGAGGACGGTTATTTAACGCTGGCCCCCAAGGATCACCCGCACAGATCTTCCTCCTCCCGGAACGTCCAAGGGCACTGGATCCTCTGTGTCCCTCTGAGATGGGGTGCCACTCCAGCAAGAGCACCACGGTGGCAGCTGAGTCCCAGAAGCCTGAAGAAGAGCGCAAGGGAGGAGAGCCGGGTGTGGAGACCGGCACCCAGGCAGCAGACTACAAGGATGCCCCGCTGAAGGATGCAACCCCTGAGCCAAAGAGCTGA